GTCTATACTTGTAAAGAGAGATTATCAATGAAGCCAGTTATTGCCATTATCGGCAGGTCCAATGTAGGGAAATCAACCTTCTTCAATCGGTTGTCAGAGAAGAAAAAAGCGATTGTCATCAACGTGCCGGGTGCGACCAGGGACCGTAATTATGCCGATTGCACCTGGGACGACAAACCCTTTCTGCTGATTGATACGGGAGGCTTTGAACCGGCCGCCACAACGCAGATCCTCGTCCAGATGCGGGAGCAGACGCAACTCGCCATCGAAGAAGCGGACATTATTATTTTCCTGATGGACGGCCGGGACGGGTTGCTGCCGGCGGATCGGGAGGTGGCCCAAATCTTGAGAGGAGTGGGAAAACCCGTTTTTATCGCGGTCAACAAGGTAGATGGTCCGCGTCACGAAGGATTAGTTCCGGAATTTTATGAGTTGGGAATTGACAAGGTTTATACCTTGTCGGCGCTCCATGGCCTGGGTTTCGATGAGCTGATGCGGGATGTGGCCGCCGCGCTTCCCGCCGCAGTTGAGGCTAATGCCGAGGAAGAACCATGGATCAGGCTGGCCGTAGTTGGTAAGCCAAACGTGGGGAAGTCTTCCCTGGTAAATAAAATCCTGGGCTATGAACGAACCATTGTGAATCCGCTGCCCGGCACCACCCGGGATGCGATTGACACCCGCTTTACCGTGCATGGCAAGGACTATGTGCTGGTGGATACGGCCGGAATCAGACGCAAAAGCCGCGTCAGCCTCACACTGGAAAAATACAGCGTCATCCAGGCGGTGAAGACTATTGACCGTTGCGACATCGCCCTGCTGCTCATTGATGCGGAAGAAGGCATAACGGAACAGGACGCCAAGATTGCGGGCCTGATCTTTGAAAGAGGCGTGGCCTGCATCATCGTCGTCAACAAATGGGACAAGGTGGAGAAAGACAACCACAGCGTGGGCAAGTATGTGGAAGATATTCATGACGTCCTGAAATTCATGGATTTTTCCCCGATTATCTTCGTTTCCGCCCTGAGCGGCCAGCGGGTGGTCAAGATATTTGACCTCGTAGAGAAGGTTTATGAGCAATTCAACCGGAGAGTAAATACGGCGGAACTGAACCGGATAGTCAGCGAAATAGTGGCCCGAAATCCCCCGGCGCGCTATCAGGGGAAGGAGCAAAAGATCAGTTATGTGACCCAAGTGTCCACCCGGCCGCCGACCTTCATCTTCTTCGTCAAGGAACCCAAGGTGATCCATTTTTCCTATGAACGCTTCCTGCTGAACCAGCTCCGGGAGGCCTTCGGTTTTGACCAGGCGCCGATCAGGATTTTTTTCCGGCGGAAGAACATCAAGGAGTGATAATTGGGACGGTTGGAGAAGTAACTCATTTGGCCCCGTGTAAATTGTCATTGGGGTCGCTGTTAATTGTTAACGTGAACGCATGTACCTGACGGAATCAGAAATCGAAATCTTCTCAATGGATAACGTCCGGAAGGGTTGTAATCGCAAATTTACGAGACCCTGATCCGGGGATCAACCAGGGCGTAGGAGATGTCGGCGATGAGATTTCCCAACAGGGTCAGTACGGCGCCGATAAAGAGGATACCCATCACGGTGGGATAATCGCGTGACATCACCGCCATATAGAAGAGCTGCCCCATGCCCGGGATGGCAAAAATTGTCTCAAAAATCACACTGCCGCCGATCAGGCCGGGGACGGAAAGACCGAGGATGGTAACTAGGGGGAGCAGGGCATTCCGGAGGGCGTGCTTGTAAATCACTATCCATTCCGGCAACCCTTTGGCCCGGGCGGTCGTGATGTAATCCTGCCGGATCACTTCCAGCATGTTGGCCCGCATATAGCGCGAAAAACCGGCCAGTCCGCCAAAGGCCGAGAGCAGTACGGGCATGATCAGATGCTTGATCAGATCAAGGAAGGCCATGCCGGCGGGAAGGTATTCATAATTCAGGGAGCGGATGCCGGAAATCGGCAACCAGCCCAACTGCACCCCGAAAAGGATCATCAAAAGGAGCGCCAGCCAGAAGGTGGGCATCGCGAAGCCCGTGAAGACGAAGACGCTCGTTATTCTATCGAAGAAGGAATTCTGATGCACGGCTGAAAAGACGCCGATGGGGATGGCAATGATCATGATTAGTATCATGGAAAGTACGTTCAGGGAGATGGTGATCGGCAGCCGCTCGAGGATTTTATCGGTAACGGGCCGGTGATCGGAGGAAAATGAGGTCCCCAAATCCAGCACCAGGAGCTTCTTTACCCAGATCAGATACTGTTGGTGCAAGGGCTTGTCCAGGTCGTACATGGCCCGCAGACGTTCTTTCATCTCGGCCGATACGCGCGGATTCATCTGAGTTTCCATGTCCGTGGGAGAGCCGGGGGCCAGATGCATGACCACAAAGCAGATAATGGTGATCCCGATTAACAGGGGAATCATGAAGAGCAATCTTTTGACGATGTAACTGATCATCCAGGGAACTCCCGTTATGAATTCCGAATTTCATTTTTGCCTGTTCTGTCCGGCAGATCCATCATCTTGACGTTTAAGACGGTTTTCCAGAGGTCGGTCAGCGTATGAGGCTCCAGGGTGACCAACGGCGAAAGATTACGCTCGCGGAGCATTGCGAATAATTCCGTAAAAGGAAAATTTCCCTCTCCCACCGGGGCATGGTCGTCGGCTAAACCGCTGTTGTCATGTATGTGCAACTGACTCAGATAGGGGCCCATTGCTTCTATCCAGGTGGCAAAGGGGGCGCGGGAAAAAAAATTGCAGTGACCCGTGTCAAAACAAAAACGTATCCGGGGCGAAGCAAGCGCGCCCAAAAGCTCGGTCAGGGGTGCCGGGTCCGTTTCATAAACATTTTCCAGGGCAATGATCGTTTTTCCTTCTTCCGCCAGCGGTAAAAAATGGCTCCAGGTCTCGATGCTGTTTTCCAGCCAGGTCTGATTGTGGGAATCATAGTATTTTTCATCAAAGGAGGGATGGCAAACCACGGTCAAGGGGTGGAAATAAGGGACCAGGTCAAATACCTGCTGCAGGCGGTCTTCGGTAACTTGCCGAATTTTCGGGTCAATTGCGCCGGGCCGCAAGTCTATGAAAGGGGCATGAAAGGTGACCGCAAGCTCCGCCTCAGCAAGCCGTTTGGCCACCTCTAAAAAAACAGACTTTGGCCAGGTTTCCAGATCCGTGCAATTGAAGCTTATTTCCGGGTTGATTTTTTCCTTAATGACCAAGCTCAAATGTTCGGTCGTCAGGAGACGAAAAGGTACGTGGATCTGGACATTTTTTATTATCTTTTGCATGTTTCCTTTGCTTGTTATGGCGTTCAATACATGGTCACGGCTGCCCTTCTACCACAGCGGGTTGTTTTTCACAACCGCGATTGCGCCGGCCGGATTTGATTCGAGATTGACAGCCGGTGATTATTCTGCTACTGATTAACTGACGGAAAACAATAACTTATAATTAACAAATTAGCCCCTCCTGATGTCCGGAATTATTGTAGTCCGGTGGCCCGCAGGGGGATGGGAAGAGGTGGTGGTTTGGTGCAAAAAAATATTGATGCCAGAGAAATAGCCCTTTGGTGCGTAAATGCCGCGCTGGAGAAAAAGGCCAAGAATTTGACATTATTGAATGTAAAAGAAAATTCCGCTTTTACAGACTATTTTCTCATTTGTAGCGGCGCCTCGGACAGGCAGGCGCAGGCGATTGCCTCTTCCATCCGGGAGAAAATGAAAAAAGACGGGATACTCCCCCTGGGTGTGGAAGGTGAAAGTCACGGCCAGTGGATCCTGATGGATTATGATGACGTGGTTGTTCATATTTTTTACGAACCGGTACGGGAATTTTACGATATTGAAAGGCTGTGGTCGGAGGCGCCCCGCATGGAAGTGGACGAGAATGCCATCGAGTTGACTGCCCTGGACATAGGAATATAGGCGCAGACCTATTAATACTTAAACTTGCAACGGCCTTGTCAGGGGGTGGCAACATTGCCGAGTGTCCTTAAGTGCCTTGCCGATGTTGTCTTCCCTCCCCAATGTATGGCCTGCGGTAAGGTTTTGCGGGAAGGGAAGTTGTCTTTCTGCCCGGATTGCTTTTCACAAATAGAATTTATCCGTTCGCCCCTTTGCTCCCTTTGCGGCCAGCCTTTTTCCGAACCGGGGGAGGGCGATCATATTTGCGGAGACTGCTTGCT
The nucleotide sequence above comes from Deltaproteobacteria bacterium. Encoded proteins:
- the rsfS gene encoding ribosome silencing factor, with protein sequence MQKNIDAREIALWCVNAALEKKAKNLTLLNVKENSAFTDYFLICSGASDRQAQAIASSIREKMKKDGILPLGVEGESHGQWILMDYDDVVVHIFYEPVREFYDIERLWSEAPRMEVDENAIELTALDIGI
- a CDS encoding sugar phosphate isomerase/epimerase, whose amino-acid sequence is MQKIIKNVQIHVPFRLLTTEHLSLVIKEKINPEISFNCTDLETWPKSVFLEVAKRLAEAELAVTFHAPFIDLRPGAIDPKIRQVTEDRLQQVFDLVPYFHPLTVVCHPSFDEKYYDSHNQTWLENSIETWSHFLPLAEEGKTIIALENVYETDPAPLTELLGALASPRIRFCFDTGHCNFFSRAPFATWIEAMGPYLSQLHIHDNSGLADDHAPVGEGNFPFTELFAMLRERNLSPLVTLEPHTLTDLWKTVLNVKMMDLPDRTGKNEIRNS
- a CDS encoding ABC transporter permease, which codes for MISYIVKRLLFMIPLLIGITIICFVVMHLAPGSPTDMETQMNPRVSAEMKERLRAMYDLDKPLHQQYLIWVKKLLVLDLGTSFSSDHRPVTDKILERLPITISLNVLSMILIMIIAIPIGVFSAVHQNSFFDRITSVFVFTGFAMPTFWLALLLMILFGVQLGWLPISGIRSLNYEYLPAGMAFLDLIKHLIMPVLLSAFGGLAGFSRYMRANMLEVIRQDYITTARAKGLPEWIVIYKHALRNALLPLVTILGLSVPGLIGGSVIFETIFAIPGMGQLFYMAVMSRDYPTVMGILFIGAVLTLLGNLIADISYALVDPRIRVS
- the der gene encoding ribosome biogenesis GTPase Der — protein: MKPVIAIIGRSNVGKSTFFNRLSEKKKAIVINVPGATRDRNYADCTWDDKPFLLIDTGGFEPAATTQILVQMREQTQLAIEEADIIIFLMDGRDGLLPADREVAQILRGVGKPVFIAVNKVDGPRHEGLVPEFYELGIDKVYTLSALHGLGFDELMRDVAAALPAAVEANAEEEPWIRLAVVGKPNVGKSSLVNKILGYERTIVNPLPGTTRDAIDTRFTVHGKDYVLVDTAGIRRKSRVSLTLEKYSVIQAVKTIDRCDIALLLIDAEEGITEQDAKIAGLIFERGVACIIVVNKWDKVEKDNHSVGKYVEDIHDVLKFMDFSPIIFVSALSGQRVVKIFDLVEKVYEQFNRRVNTAELNRIVSEIVARNPPARYQGKEQKISYVTQVSTRPPTFIFFVKEPKVIHFSYERFLLNQLREAFGFDQAPIRIFFRRKNIKE